The following are encoded together in the Planococcus antarcticus DSM 14505 genome:
- a CDS encoding DUF456 domain-containing protein → MEIIGWIVILLCFVIGFIGLVYPIIPAVLFVFGGFIMYGLFFSFSDLPWWFWAIQSLFVILLFGADAIANAFGVKKFGGSRAGLWGSTVGLIIGPFVIPIIGILIGPFLGAIIAEILFNKSSLKKSVMSGIGSVVGFITSVFTKGIIQVVMVAIFFFTI, encoded by the coding sequence ATGGAAATTATCGGCTGGATTGTTATCCTGCTTTGCTTCGTTATCGGTTTTATCGGTTTGGTTTACCCAATTATTCCCGCAGTCTTGTTTGTTTTCGGCGGCTTTATTATGTATGGGTTGTTTTTCAGTTTCAGCGATCTGCCTTGGTGGTTCTGGGCGATTCAAAGCCTGTTCGTCATTTTGTTATTTGGCGCAGATGCCATTGCTAATGCCTTCGGCGTCAAAAAATTCGGCGGCTCTCGAGCCGGACTTTGGGGCAGTACAGTCGGCCTGATCATCGGTCCTTTTGTTATACCGATCATCGGCATTTTAATCGGTCCCTTCCTTGGCGCAATCATTGCGGAGATTCTTTTTAATAAATCGTCACTGAAAAAGTCAGTCATGTCAGGAATTGGTTCAGTTGTCGGGTTTATCACTTCTGTCTTTACGAAAGGAATTATTCAAGTTGTTATGGTTGCCATTTTCTTCTTTACGATCTAA
- a CDS encoding Fur family transcriptional regulator: protein MNLTNAWNILKDKGYKETSKRNQILELFSNDDRYLTARDLLDVMQKEYPSMSYDTVYRNLATFVSLGILEETELSGERHFRMQCESDHHHHHFICMDCGKIKEIPVCPMDMLGAALPAYEIANHKFEIYGKCPECK, encoded by the coding sequence ATGAATTTAACCAATGCATGGAATATCCTGAAAGACAAAGGTTATAAAGAAACTTCAAAACGCAATCAGATTTTGGAGTTGTTTTCCAATGACGACCGCTATTTGACGGCACGGGATTTACTAGATGTTATGCAGAAAGAATACCCTAGCATGAGCTATGACACGGTGTATCGGAATCTGGCGACTTTCGTATCTCTGGGTATTTTGGAGGAAACGGAATTGTCGGGTGAGCGCCATTTCCGTATGCAATGCGAAAGCGATCACCATCATCATCATTTCATTTGCATGGACTGCGGCAAAATAAAAGAAATTCCGGTCTGTCCCATGGATATGTTGGGAGCTGCTTTACCAGCATACGAGATCGCCAACCATAAATTCGAGATCTATGGAAAATGTCCAGAATGCAAATAA
- the ispG gene encoding flavodoxin-dependent (E)-4-hydroxy-3-methylbut-2-enyl-diphosphate synthase has product MSEMTHRSNTRPVKVGDLTIGGSNELFIQSMATTKTHDVEATVAEILRLEEAGCQIVRVACPDERAAYSIGAIKERIHIPLVVDIHFDYKLALIAIEQGADKIRINPGNIGRREKVEAVVNAAKAKGIPIRIGVNAGSLERKILEKYGYPTAEGMVESALHHIKILEDLDFHDIIVSLKASDVSLAVEAYELASKAFDYPLHLGITESGTLFSGTVKSAAGLGALFAKGIGNTLRVSLSADPVEEVKVAREMLKIFGLSSNAATLISCPTCGRIEIDLISIANEVEEYISHIKAPLKVAVLGCAVNGPGEAREADIGIAGARGEGLLFMNGKTVRKVPEATMVEELKIEIDKLAEAYFAKQAAEKKELEELQA; this is encoded by the coding sequence ATGAGCGAAATGACACACCGTTCAAACACACGCCCCGTAAAAGTCGGAGATTTGACGATTGGCGGCAGTAATGAATTATTTATACAAAGTATGGCAACCACCAAAACCCACGATGTGGAAGCGACGGTTGCTGAAATTTTACGGTTGGAAGAAGCGGGTTGCCAAATCGTCCGTGTAGCCTGTCCTGACGAACGCGCAGCTTATTCGATTGGCGCCATCAAAGAACGCATCCATATACCATTAGTAGTGGATATTCATTTTGATTATAAATTGGCCTTGATAGCCATTGAACAGGGTGCAGATAAAATCCGTATCAACCCCGGCAACATCGGACGCCGCGAAAAAGTGGAAGCTGTTGTCAATGCTGCAAAAGCTAAAGGCATCCCGATTCGCATCGGTGTCAACGCCGGTTCATTGGAACGTAAAATCCTTGAAAAATATGGCTATCCAACGGCTGAAGGCATGGTCGAAAGTGCTCTTCATCACATTAAAATCCTGGAAGACCTTGATTTCCACGACATCATTGTTTCATTGAAAGCATCGGATGTCAGCCTGGCCGTCGAAGCTTATGAACTGGCTTCTAAAGCATTCGACTATCCACTGCATTTAGGGATCACAGAATCCGGTACGTTGTTCTCAGGTACTGTGAAAAGTGCTGCTGGCCTTGGCGCATTATTCGCTAAAGGCATCGGCAACACGCTGCGTGTATCGTTGAGTGCGGATCCTGTTGAGGAAGTTAAAGTGGCCCGTGAAATGCTGAAGATATTCGGTCTTTCTTCAAACGCTGCAACGTTGATTTCATGCCCGACGTGCGGACGCATTGAAATTGACTTGATTTCCATTGCTAATGAAGTGGAAGAATACATTTCCCACATCAAAGCGCCATTAAAAGTAGCCGTTTTGGGTTGTGCGGTAAACGGTCCCGGTGAAGCGCGTGAAGCAGATATCGGCATTGCCGGTGCTCGAGGAGAAGGATTGCTGTTTATGAATGGCAAAACTGTCCGTAAAGTTCCTGAAGCGACAATGGTCGAAGAATTGAAAATCGAAATCGACAAATTAGCTGAGGCCTATTTCGCCAAACAAGCTGCAGAGAAAAAAGAACTAGAAGAACTACAAGCCTAA
- a CDS encoding DUF1189 family protein yields MNVNIYQLFKASLMEPKRQAAVRIMTIGKIMQFIFVFVGLLTIVSFIEWIFGLGDATSSMAGLVEFMEEIEWLLYPFALVFLFVFTTLYHFIKISLFALIALVILNARKRRGEYRHLWRTTSLSVTVPTLLTFVLSFFNLGFSVSLATSLLTLLYLYLAIGYYPKKPPLQKK; encoded by the coding sequence ATGAACGTGAATATATACCAATTATTCAAAGCGAGTTTAATGGAACCTAAAAGACAGGCAGCCGTCCGTATTATGACAATCGGCAAGATCATGCAGTTTATCTTTGTCTTTGTAGGTCTTTTGACAATTGTCTCTTTTATCGAATGGATTTTCGGTTTAGGTGATGCCACCAGCAGTATGGCTGGACTCGTAGAATTTATGGAGGAAATTGAATGGCTGCTGTATCCGTTCGCTTTGGTTTTTTTGTTTGTTTTCACTACGCTTTATCATTTTATCAAAATCAGTTTGTTTGCCCTGATCGCCTTAGTAATCTTGAACGCCAGAAAGCGCCGAGGTGAATATCGCCATTTGTGGAGAACCACTTCTCTCAGTGTCACAGTTCCGACATTACTGACATTTGTTTTAAGTTTCTTTAACTTGGGCTTCAGCGTCTCATTAGCCACCAGCCTGTTGACTCTCCTCTATTTGTATTTGGCGATCGGCTATTATCCCAAAAAACCACCACTGCAAAAGAAATAA
- a CDS encoding metal ABC transporter ATP-binding protein, with protein sequence MVTPLIDIKEISFEYEQTKALHNISMKVEEGDFLAILGPNGSGKSTLLKIMLGLMKPSKGTIELFGVDAKNFKNREWIGYVSQKSNSFNVGFPATVKEVVAGGLAKKTGLFHRLPKSTHQQVTEALEAVGMQDFIGRSVSELSGGQQQRIFIARALIAKPKILILDEPTVGIDHQNVQAFYDMLALLNREKKITLVLVTHDVDTVTDRITHVACLNQTIHFHGFKEQLHTMSDEQREAWYGHSVRKIHHIGGSHA encoded by the coding sequence ATGGTTACGCCATTAATTGACATTAAAGAAATTAGTTTTGAATATGAACAAACAAAAGCGCTCCATAACATTTCCATGAAAGTAGAGGAAGGTGATTTTCTGGCGATTTTGGGTCCGAACGGTTCCGGGAAATCAACTTTACTGAAAATTATGCTGGGGCTCATGAAGCCCAGCAAAGGAACAATAGAGCTTTTTGGTGTAGATGCGAAAAATTTTAAGAACCGTGAATGGATCGGCTATGTATCCCAAAAATCCAATTCATTTAATGTCGGCTTTCCAGCGACCGTAAAAGAAGTTGTAGCAGGTGGCCTAGCCAAGAAAACTGGATTGTTCCACCGTTTGCCAAAATCCACTCACCAACAAGTGACAGAAGCGCTAGAAGCGGTCGGCATGCAAGATTTTATTGGTCGAAGCGTCAGCGAGCTGTCAGGTGGTCAACAGCAGCGGATTTTCATCGCTCGAGCTTTGATAGCAAAGCCGAAGATCTTGATTCTTGATGAACCGACTGTCGGTATTGACCATCAGAATGTCCAAGCCTTTTATGACATGCTTGCTTTGCTGAATCGCGAAAAGAAAATCACGCTGGTTCTGGTGACGCATGATGTCGATACGGTAACAGACCGGATTACGCACGTAGCCTGTTTAAACCAGACCATTCATTTCCACGGATTTAAAGAACAGCTTCACACAATGAGCGATGAGCAGCGTGAAGCATGGTACGGTCATTCTGTCCGAAAAATTCACCATATCGGAGGAAGCCATGCATGA
- a CDS encoding deoxyribonuclease IV, with the protein MLLGSHVSMSGKKMLLAASEEAASYGASTFMIYTGAPQNTRRKPIEELNIEAGFAHMAANNLTNIVVHAPYIINLGNTQKPETFELGVEFLQKEIERTAALGARQIVLHPGAHVGAGTDAGIAKIIEGLNEVLTQDYPVNIALETMAGKGTECGRSFEEIAAIINGVTHNKRLSVCFDTCHTHDAGYNIKEDFDGVLEEFDRIVGIDRLQVLHINDSKNVRGAGKDRHENIGFGEIGFDALNGIVHHPDLMHVPKILETPYVGLDAKNKKPPYAFEIEMFKAGIFSPGAIEELKSPL; encoded by the coding sequence ATGTTATTAGGATCTCACGTATCAATGAGCGGCAAAAAAATGCTGCTTGCAGCAAGTGAAGAAGCCGCTTCCTACGGAGCGTCGACTTTCATGATCTATACCGGTGCACCTCAGAACACGCGCCGTAAACCGATTGAAGAGCTAAATATTGAGGCGGGATTTGCCCATATGGCGGCCAATAATTTAACAAATATTGTCGTCCATGCACCGTATATCATCAATTTAGGCAATACCCAAAAGCCTGAAACCTTCGAACTGGGCGTTGAATTTCTTCAAAAAGAAATTGAGCGGACAGCTGCTCTTGGAGCGAGGCAAATCGTTTTGCATCCTGGCGCTCATGTTGGAGCCGGAACAGATGCTGGAATTGCTAAAATCATCGAAGGCTTGAACGAAGTCTTGACACAGGATTATCCGGTCAACATCGCACTTGAGACCATGGCCGGAAAAGGTACGGAATGTGGACGCAGTTTTGAAGAAATCGCCGCGATCATCAACGGCGTTACTCATAACAAGCGTTTGTCCGTTTGCTTTGACACGTGCCACACGCATGATGCAGGCTACAACATCAAAGAAGATTTCGATGGAGTACTAGAGGAGTTCGATCGTATTGTTGGCATAGATCGCCTGCAAGTGCTGCACATCAACGACAGCAAAAATGTTCGCGGGGCGGGCAAAGATCGCCACGAAAACATTGGCTTTGGTGAAATCGGTTTTGATGCTTTGAATGGGATCGTTCATCATCCGGATCTTATGCACGTACCGAAAATTCTCGAAACGCCTTATGTCGGACTAGATGCCAAAAACAAAAAACCGCCTTACGCATTTGAAATTGAAATGTTTAAAGCGGGGATCTTTTCTCCAGGTGCTATTGAAGAATTGAAATCTCCTTTATAA
- a CDS encoding metal ABC transporter permease, whose product MIQAILSYEFLQNAFAAGLIIGVIAPLLGVFIVVRRLSLIADALSHVTLAGIAGSLYLSQSVASLALLNPLFLGIAASVAGSVLIERLRSLYKHYEELAIPIILSAGIGFGAIFISLAQGFSNDLFGYLFGSVSAVSREDLLIVAGIAIVVLAFIYFFFKELFVLSFDDEYARASGLPAKWIHFMFMIVTALVIAGSMRIVGILLVSSLMTIPVATAMRVTKSFKQTIVLSIVFGEVSVITGLVTAFYFDLAPGGTIVVTSIFLLLLVISYKKIMVSLKKGAIA is encoded by the coding sequence ATGATTCAAGCTATATTGTCTTATGAATTTTTACAGAACGCTTTTGCAGCCGGTTTGATCATTGGAGTCATCGCGCCTCTTCTCGGCGTGTTTATCGTTGTCCGCAGGCTCTCCTTGATTGCAGATGCTTTAAGCCATGTGACACTTGCAGGAATCGCGGGGAGCCTTTATTTGAGCCAGAGTGTCGCTTCATTGGCGCTGTTGAACCCTTTGTTTCTCGGAATTGCGGCGTCAGTTGCCGGTTCGGTGCTGATTGAACGCTTGAGAAGCCTATACAAGCATTACGAGGAATTGGCCATTCCGATCATTTTGTCGGCAGGTATCGGCTTTGGCGCTATTTTCATTTCCTTGGCGCAAGGCTTCTCCAATGACTTGTTCGGCTATTTGTTTGGATCGGTTTCTGCAGTCAGTAGGGAAGATTTGCTGATTGTTGCAGGAATCGCAATTGTTGTGCTGGCATTCATCTATTTCTTTTTCAAGGAATTATTTGTTCTGTCTTTTGATGACGAGTATGCCAGAGCTTCCGGGTTACCCGCTAAATGGATTCATTTCATGTTCATGATCGTCACGGCATTGGTCATTGCCGGATCTATGCGTATCGTTGGTATTTTGCTGGTGTCGTCATTGATGACGATTCCAGTTGCAACCGCTATGAGGGTAACGAAAAGCTTTAAGCAAACCATTGTTCTGTCCATCGTTTTTGGTGAAGTTTCCGTCATCACTGGCCTTGTTACTGCTTTTTATTTTGATTTGGCACCGGGTGGTACAATCGTAGTTACGTCCATTTTCCTGTTACTCTTGGTCATCTCTTATAAAAAGATCATGGTTTCACTTAAAAAAGGAGCGATCGCATGA
- a CDS encoding Na/Pi cotransporter family protein, which yields MEMNWQEILFSFFGGLGIFLFSIKFMGDALQKAAGDKLRDILDRFTTNPFMGVLVGIIVTILIQSSSGTTVIVVGLVSAGFMTLRQAIGVIMGANIGTTVTAFIIGLDVGAYALPIMAVGAAMIFFIKKNQIQNIGQVIFGFGGLFYGMELMSGGMKPLRELPAFIDMTVSLSEFPILGVVVGTVFTLIVQSSSGTVAILQGLYAENILTLGASLPVLFGDNIGTTITAVLAALGTSIAARRAAAVHVLFNIVGSVLFLILLIPFTAYVEWISGVLALEPKMQIAFAHGSFNVANTIIQFPLIGAWAYLVTKAIPGEEVLVEFKPKHLDIHFIEQSPSIALGQAKEEILRMGEYSVQGLQETYAYLMTKSKKNAEMGYQLEDAINNLDSKITDYLVLISAESISAADSTRHTMLMETVRDIERIGDHFENIIELVDYQENNKVKITEDAMEDLTEMFTLTIATVQKALNALNTTSHELAREVAEQEDLIDKMERKFRKKHILRLNEGICTGQAGIVFVDIVSNLERIGDHSVNIAEAILGNRA from the coding sequence GTGGAAATGAACTGGCAAGAAATCCTCTTTTCCTTTTTCGGCGGATTAGGGATTTTCCTATTTTCAATTAAGTTTATGGGTGATGCTTTGCAGAAAGCTGCAGGCGACAAACTTCGAGACATTCTGGACCGTTTTACAACCAACCCATTCATGGGTGTTCTGGTCGGGATTATCGTTACCATCTTAATTCAATCGAGTTCAGGTACTACCGTTATTGTAGTTGGTTTGGTAAGTGCCGGATTTATGACATTGAGACAGGCAATTGGTGTCATTATGGGTGCTAACATCGGAACCACGGTCACAGCCTTTATCATCGGGCTGGATGTAGGAGCTTACGCTTTACCGATTATGGCAGTCGGGGCCGCAATGATTTTCTTTATCAAGAAAAATCAGATACAAAACATCGGACAGGTTATTTTCGGCTTCGGTGGTCTCTTCTACGGAATGGAATTGATGAGCGGCGGCATGAAGCCGCTGCGCGAATTGCCAGCCTTTATCGACATGACGGTAAGCTTGAGTGAGTTTCCGATTCTTGGAGTTGTCGTCGGAACGGTCTTTACGTTGATTGTTCAGAGTTCTAGTGGAACGGTGGCGATTCTGCAAGGGCTTTACGCTGAGAATATCCTCACACTGGGTGCCTCATTGCCGGTACTCTTCGGTGACAACATCGGTACGACTATCACAGCTGTTCTTGCAGCATTGGGTACTTCGATTGCAGCGCGCCGTGCAGCAGCAGTCCATGTACTATTCAATATTGTCGGTTCGGTACTCTTTTTGATTTTGCTAATTCCTTTTACTGCGTACGTGGAGTGGATTTCGGGTGTACTGGCATTGGAACCGAAAATGCAGATTGCCTTTGCCCACGGTTCATTTAACGTAGCGAACACAATTATTCAATTTCCATTAATAGGTGCTTGGGCTTATCTAGTGACGAAAGCCATTCCAGGTGAAGAAGTTTTGGTCGAATTTAAACCAAAGCATCTGGATATCCACTTTATCGAACAATCACCTTCGATTGCGCTGGGGCAGGCAAAAGAAGAAATTTTGCGCATGGGCGAATATTCAGTCCAGGGGCTGCAGGAAACCTATGCATATTTGATGACGAAGAGCAAAAAGAATGCAGAAATGGGTTACCAGCTGGAAGATGCCATCAATAATCTAGACAGCAAAATCACCGATTATCTGGTTTTGATTTCAGCAGAATCCATTTCAGCAGCGGATTCGACACGCCATACGATGCTGATGGAAACAGTCCGGGATATTGAACGGATTGGAGACCATTTCGAAAACATCATTGAGCTGGTCGATTACCAGGAAAACAATAAGGTGAAAATCACGGAAGATGCAATGGAAGATTTAACGGAAATGTTTACCTTAACCATTGCAACGGTCCAAAAAGCGCTTAACGCGTTGAATACGACCAGCCATGAATTGGCTCGTGAAGTAGCCGAACAAGAAGATCTGATCGACAAGATGGAACGCAAATTCCGCAAAAAGCACATCTTGCGCTTGAATGAGGGTATCTGTACGGGACAAGCCGGAATCGTTTTTGTCGATATCGTCAGCAACCTGGAACGTATCGGAGACCACTCAGTAAATATTGCAGAAGCAATTCTAGGAAACCGCGCTTGA
- a CDS encoding DEAD/DEAH box helicase: MTKFNEYPFKPFLLEAVEKLGFIEPTPIQKEMMPHILKGSSAIGQSHTGTGKTHSFIIPIVERIDVSKQEVQAVIAAPTRELGTQIYNELQKLVVGSGIEVKSFIGGTDKQRSINKLKTQPHIVIGTPGRLRDLVKENALLVHTGKILVVDEADLAFDLGFIEEIDQVAGKMQDKLEMYVFSATIPEKLKPFLKKYMESPVHVKIGDKRPTADGLDFYLVPVRSKKKMERLQDVMKVINPYLAIIFVNTRTNADYVADQLAKEGIRVGRVHGDLAPRERVKMMRQIRDLEYQYIVATDLAARGIDIQGVSHVINYELPEDLEFFIHRVGRTARAGMKGLAITLFKPEEDDAIVRIEKMGIPFQQKDIIKGEFVDLKERHSRTTRTKKANEIDAKAKTMVHKPKKVRPMYKKKMKWKMDEIKKAERRKNRK, from the coding sequence TGATGCCCCATATATTGAAAGGCTCAAGTGCCATTGGCCAATCCCATACAGGGACTGGAAAAACACATAGTTTCATAATCCCGATTGTTGAACGCATCGACGTTAGCAAACAAGAAGTGCAGGCGGTAATCGCAGCACCGACGCGTGAACTTGGAACACAGATTTATAATGAGTTGCAAAAACTGGTTGTTGGATCTGGCATTGAAGTGAAATCGTTTATCGGTGGAACAGACAAGCAGCGTTCAATCAATAAATTGAAAACACAGCCGCATATCGTAATCGGGACACCGGGTCGTTTAAGAGACCTTGTTAAAGAAAATGCTTTATTGGTACACACAGGGAAAATTCTTGTGGTAGATGAAGCTGATTTGGCTTTCGACTTAGGTTTTATTGAAGAAATCGACCAAGTAGCTGGCAAAATGCAAGACAAATTGGAGATGTATGTCTTTTCAGCGACTATTCCTGAAAAATTAAAACCTTTCCTGAAAAAGTACATGGAATCACCAGTGCATGTGAAAATCGGGGATAAACGCCCAACTGCAGATGGCCTGGACTTTTACCTTGTACCAGTCCGCAGTAAAAAGAAAATGGAGCGCCTGCAGGATGTTATGAAAGTCATCAATCCCTATTTGGCAATTATTTTCGTCAATACCCGCACGAATGCCGATTATGTCGCTGACCAATTGGCGAAAGAAGGCATTCGAGTCGGTCGTGTGCATGGCGACTTGGCTCCGCGTGAACGCGTCAAAATGATGCGTCAAATCCGTGACCTGGAATATCAATACATCGTAGCGACAGATCTTGCTGCACGAGGCATTGATATCCAAGGAGTCAGCCACGTTATCAACTATGAATTGCCTGAAGACCTAGAATTCTTTATTCACCGTGTTGGTCGTACAGCTCGCGCAGGAATGAAGGGGCTAGCTATTACACTATTCAAGCCAGAAGAAGACGATGCCATTGTCCGTATTGAAAAAATGGGCATTCCTTTCCAGCAAAAGGATATCATTAAAGGCGAATTCGTTGATTTGAAAGAGCGTCATAGCCGGACGACGCGCACGAAAAAAGCAAACGAAATAGACGCTAAAGCGAAAACGATGGTTCACAAGCCGAAAAAGGTAAGACCTATGTACAAAAAGAAAATGAAGTGGAAAATGGATGAAATCAAAAAAGCGGAACGACGCAAAAATCGCAAATAG
- the sodA gene encoding superoxide dismutase SodA, producing the protein MAYELPELPYAYDALEPHIDKETMNIHHTKHHNTYITNVNAALEGHDDLASKSVEELIADLDAVPESARTAVRNNGGGHANHSLFWKLLSPSGGGNPTGALGEAINSKFGSFDEFKEKFAAAGKTRFGSGWAWLVLSNGELEITSTPNQDSPLMEGKTPLLGLDVWEHAYYLKYQNKRPDYINAFWNVVNWEEASNRYETAK; encoded by the coding sequence ATGGCATATGAATTACCGGAATTACCTTACGCGTATGACGCACTTGAACCGCATATCGACAAGGAAACGATGAATATTCACCACACAAAACACCATAACACGTACATCACGAACGTAAATGCGGCTTTAGAAGGCCACGATGATCTTGCTTCAAAATCAGTAGAAGAATTGATTGCTGATTTGGATGCAGTTCCTGAATCTGCGCGTACTGCAGTCCGCAACAACGGCGGAGGACACGCTAACCATTCGTTATTCTGGAAGCTTTTATCTCCAAGCGGTGGGGGCAACCCGACAGGCGCTTTAGGCGAAGCTATCAACAGCAAGTTCGGAAGCTTTGACGAATTCAAAGAGAAATTCGCTGCTGCCGGCAAAACTCGTTTTGGTTCAGGCTGGGCTTGGCTTGTTCTTTCAAACGGAGAACTAGAAATTACTTCAACTCCTAACCAAGACTCTCCATTGATGGAAGGTAAGACACCTTTACTTGGACTTGATGTATGGGAGCACGCCTACTACTTGAAATACCAAAACAAACGCCCAGATTACATTAATGCATTCTGGAACGTAGTGAATTGGGAAGAAGCTTCTAATCGTTACGAAACAGCAAAATAA